DNA from Sinorhizobium arboris LMG 14919:
TGCGGCGCGAACGCTGGATGGCTGGATGCGCACCTACGGTATGGCCGTAGAGAGGGTGCTGAAGATCCCTGAAGGAGCGATCGAGGTAACGGAACCGGGGTTCGCGCGCGCATTTCTGGAAGCCACCGTCTAGAGCGTCCCGTTATCTCAATGAAACAGCGCGGCGCTCCAGGACTTTGGACTACGCATTTTCAGACGGAAAGCCGTTACACATTTTTCCTGGTCGCGCTCCAGATATCCCCGATATTCACCGGCGATAGCCCAGATGGGCAAGTGGAGGCGCCGTATCGTGCGTGCTACTGCATGTTTCCTTTAGTCTAATCGCAATCGGTCGAAGGGCAAAACATGCAGCAAACCAAAGTGTTACAGCGACCTTTGCGCGTCCGATGAGACGCGCGGCGCTGCAGTCCTTCGTTTCCCGTCCGGACCGGGAAAGGGCGTTTGAGGCTTGGCGCGACGCCGGCAGTGACTGGCCTCCCGGGATCGCGTTCGGAGAGGAGCGGAGATGCTCTGGAAGTCGCCGGATCGTTTTCGGTTATCATCTTGCAAGGCAAGGCCCTGACCGGCGTCGGTCAGGGCCCATTCATTTCCCACCAGCTCAATAAGAGAGCACGGACACGGCAATACGTTCTCCCGCACAGCCCATTACAAGCCATAGCAATGCAAGAAGATGTGTCGGTGCACGTGGGATATTACACAAACGTATTATCATAACCAGTAACAAATTGGGGGTATTCGCAATAAAAGGCCATTGCATACCATTTGTACTAGGCGCGTGCCGGGGCTACCCTCCCCGAACGGATGAGCGCCAGACGAGATCAGGCTGGAAGCGGACCGACTGGCGAACCGGCTCCTGTCCGCTCTCATTGACGAGCCAGGCCACGGCCTCCCCGGCTATCAGCTCGACCGGCTGCGCGAAAGTGGTCAGGTCGTAGGAGGACCAGGCCGCCTGTTCTATATCGTCGAAACCCACGACGCAGAGCTGATCGGGAATGGAGACCCGGAACTGGTGGCGCGCGGCATCCATGAAGCCGCAGGCCAGGAGATCGGTCGCACAGAAGACCGCGTCGGGGCGCTCGTCGAGCGTCAGCAGCCGCTGCGCCAGAACGCGGCCGCTCTCATAACCCGTGGGCCCGTGGCGCTCGACCAGAACCGGGAGGCCCATCGCTTTCGCCGCCACCACGAAACCGTGTTCGCGCGCCATCAGGCTCGGGGTGCCGGCTTGCGAATTCGCAAAGGCAAGGCGCCGGCATCCCGCCCGCACGAAGGCGGTGACGACCCGCCCCGCGGCTTCCGCATCATCGAGGTTGATGCGAAGTGGTCCCTGCTGGTCGTCGTCGCGGTTGATGAGGACGAGGCGCTGGCCGTTCTTCAGGCAGAGCTGCGTAATCGACCGGTCGGGCATGCCGGACAGAATGATCGATGCATCGGCGCGGTACCGGATCGCCTGGCGCAAGGCGAGATCGACGCTGCTGTCGGAGCGGTCGGTGTTTATCAGCATGGCGATCTTGCCGGCGTTCTGCAGTTGCTGGGTCATCGCCCGGATCAAGTTGGCACGATAGGGCGTACTCATCTCCGATACGATGAGGCAGACGATGCCACTCTCGTTGCGCATCAGCCCGCGCGCGAGATGATTGACGTGATAGCCGAGCGCTTCTGCAGCCTCTACCACTCTCCGCCTCGTTTCGGGCGAGACGCTCGCACCGGGCGTAAAGGTGCGGGAGACGGCCGAACGTGATACGCCCGCCCGCTCTGCGACTTCCTGGGCGCTGACAAAGGGTTTCTGCGGCATCGCAACCTCACTTCGATCCTGCACGCAGATTTGCACTATTTTGCAATTGCGTGCAACGCGAACACATCACGGGATTTGGAACAATTTCATTGACACCTTCAGTATCATCGTGCAGCATTTGCACGCGCTTGCAACAGCGCCCGGCATGGAGGCGCCGGCACAATCTGGGAGGAAACCGATGGGTTTGGTTAAACTGGCTGCGGCAGCACTCGCCGCGGGCGTGACGTTTGTTGCCTTTTCCGCGCAGGCCGATGGAAATCTCAATCTGATCTGCTCGGCCGACGTGGTGATCTGCGAGCAGATGAAGGGCGCCTTCGAAAAGGAGACCGGGATCTCCGTCAATATGGTCCGCCTGTCGTCGGGCGAAACCTACGCAAAGATCCGGGCCGAGGCGCGCAACCCCAAGACGGACATCTGGTGGGCCGGTACCGGCGATCCCCATCTGCAAGCCGCCGCGGAGGGGCTGACGCTCGAATACAAGTCGCCGATGCTTGGCGAGTTGCATGACTGGGCCGTCAAGCAGGCCGAGAGCGCCGGCTACCGGACGGTCGGTGTCTATGCCGGCGCGCTCGGCTGGGGCTACAACACCGAAATCTTCAAGCAGAAAAACCTCAAGGAGCCGAAATGCTGGGCGGACCTCCTCGATCCGTCCTTCAAGGGTGAAGTCCAGATCGCCAACCCCAACTCTTCCGGCACCGCCTATACGGCGCTCGCGACGCTCGTACAGATCATGGGCGAGGACGAGGCTTTCGACTACCTGAAGAAGCTGAACGCGAACGTGTCGCAATACACGAAGTCCGGGTCCGCACCGGTGAAGGCCGCAGCGCGGGGAGAAACCGCAATCGGCATCGTGTTCATGCATGATGCGGTGGCGCAGACGGTCGAAGGCTTTCCCGTGAAGTCGGTGGCGCCCTGCGAAGGCACCGGCTACGAGATCGGCTCGATGTCGATCATCAAAGGCGCAAAGAACCTCGACAGCGCCAAGAAATGGTATGACTGGGCGCTCTCTGCCGACGTGCAGTCCAGCATGAAGGAGGCCAAATCGTTCCAGCTTCCTTCGAACAAGACGGCCGAGGTGCCGGAGGAAGCGCCGAAGTTCGAGGACATCAAGCTGATCGACTACGACTTCAAGACCTATGGCGATCCAACGAAGCGCAAGGAGCTTCTTGAGCGCTGGGATCGGGAGATCGGCGCAGCCGCCAACTGATTGCGCTCCGCACCCTCCGAACGGGTTCGATTCGTCGGGAAACTGTCGGCTCGAACCCGGAAAATCTCGGTCGGATGATCTGTTCCGGCCGCATCGCGCTCTTATCCGGCGGCAGCGGCTTCGCCTGCTTCGGGACAACTCATCCATGACACGGCGGCACGGACAAGCCTATCCATGAAAACTCACAACCGCAGACTGGATATGGCGCTGGCTCTCGGGCTTGCCGCCTTCGTCCTCCTTCCCTGGTACAGGATCGACGGCGGCTTCTTTGGCTTTGGCTGGCTTTCCACCTTTCCTGACGAGCCGGCCGCAGCGCCGGGTTTCGTTCAGATCGCTTCCCTTGGCAAATGGTGGCTGATGCTTCCGGCTCTGGCCATTGTGGCGGCCGCCGCGGCCCGATTCGTCAGCGATCCGGCGCGGCGAGGAAGCTTCCTTGCCTGGACAGGAGCCTGCGGCATCGCCGTTCTGGCTCTTCAGGGTCTCGCCATCGGCTTTTCCGGCTGGAACTGGACGATCAGCGAAGTCCTGTTCGGCGCGCTTGCGGACGGCCAGCCCTCCATGGGTGCGGGAGCGGTGCTCGCGGCGCTCGTCTTCGTCCTCCTTTTCGCCTTCGGGCTCGCCGAACGCGGCGTGATGAAGGGCGACGCCTTCGTCGTCTCGGCCATCTCGCTGCTTGTCTTTCTCGTCGCCGTCTTCGTCTTCTACCCCGTCGGGAGCATGCTGGTGGGCGCGTTCCAGGATTTCGACGGCTCCTTCAATCCGCAAGGCTT
Protein-coding regions in this window:
- a CDS encoding LacI family DNA-binding transcriptional regulator translates to MPQKPFVSAQEVAERAGVSRSAVSRTFTPGASVSPETRRRVVEAAEALGYHVNHLARGLMRNESGIVCLIVSEMSTPYRANLIRAMTQQLQNAGKIAMLINTDRSDSSVDLALRQAIRYRADASIILSGMPDRSITQLCLKNGQRLVLINRDDDQQGPLRINLDDAEAAGRVVTAFVRAGCRRLAFANSQAGTPSLMAREHGFVVAAKAMGLPVLVERHGPTGYESGRVLAQRLLTLDERPDAVFCATDLLACGFMDAARHQFRVSIPDQLCVVGFDDIEQAAWSSYDLTTFAQPVELIAGEAVAWLVNESGQEPVRQSVRFQPDLVWRSSVRGG
- a CDS encoding ABC transporter substrate-binding protein, which translates into the protein MGLVKLAAAALAAGVTFVAFSAQADGNLNLICSADVVICEQMKGAFEKETGISVNMVRLSSGETYAKIRAEARNPKTDIWWAGTGDPHLQAAAEGLTLEYKSPMLGELHDWAVKQAESAGYRTVGVYAGALGWGYNTEIFKQKNLKEPKCWADLLDPSFKGEVQIANPNSSGTAYTALATLVQIMGEDEAFDYLKKLNANVSQYTKSGSAPVKAAARGETAIGIVFMHDAVAQTVEGFPVKSVAPCEGTGYEIGSMSIIKGAKNLDSAKKWYDWALSADVQSSMKEAKSFQLPSNKTAEVPEEAPKFEDIKLIDYDFKTYGDPTKRKELLERWDREIGAAAN